The genomic region CATCGCCATGGACGCCAACGAACAGTATCTGTTGTCGGTCTCGGACGACAAAACCTTGCGGATCTGGTCCCGGGCGGATGGCAAACTGCAATTGACCATGCGGGTACCCATCGGCCTGACCCACAACGAAGGGGCGCTTTACGCCCTGGCCTTCTCCCCGGATGGACGGACCGTGGCGGTTGCCGGTCAGACCTGTCCGGAATGGGAGGACACGTTTTGCATCTATCTGATCGACATCCGGGGAGGACAGGTGCGACGCCGGATTCTCAATCTGCCGGAAGCCGTGACCCATATGGCCTTTTCTCCCAACGGGGCGTTTCTGGCCGCGGTGTTCGGGGAGAAGGCGGGCATGCGGGCCTACAGCATCCCCAACGGTACCCAGGTCTATGCCAGCGAACCCTATGACGCCCCGTCCAACTGGGTCGATTTCGCCCCGGACGGACGACTGGTCACCACCGCCTACGACGGAGGGGTACGGCTGTACGACGCCAATTTCCGCCCACGTCTGGCCATGCAGATGGCCAAGGAGGCCAAACCCCATGGGGTGGCCTTCTCTCCGGATGGCAAACGGATCGCCGTGGGTTTCCGGGATCGTCCCACGGTGGCGGTGCTCTCCGCCGAAGACCTGCGCTTGACCCATCTGCCGGATGTCTCCGGGGTGTCGGACAATCTGTGGACCGTGGCCTGGTCCCACGACGGCAAAACCCTCTACGCCGGCGGCGGACACAGCGACAAGGGCCGCTCCCTGATCCGCTGGTGGAATCAGGGAGGAGAACCGGATGCCAGTGGCCGGGGGGATTATGTGGATGTGGCCGCCTCACGGGGCAACGTGATGCAGATTCTGCCTCTCAAGGAGGGAGGATTGGTGTTCGCCGCCGCGGATCCGGCCCTGGGCATTCTGGATGGGCAAGGTTTTCCCCTCTCCATGCACGAACGGACCATCGCCGCCTTTCAGGGCAGCGCCCGTCGTCTGATGGTCTCGGAACAAGGCGAAACGGTGGAATTCGACTACGACACCTCGGGTCAGAACCGTGGACGGTTCGTGGCCAGCAAACTGCTGTTGAAAAACACCAACACCCCCGCAACCGGTCTGCGGGAACCCCGGCTCCAATCCGAGGAGATCCAGGTGACCGGTTGGTGGAACAGTGTCAATGACCCCTTGCAACTCAACGGGCAGGATATTCCCCTGCAGGAAAAAGAGACCCCCCTCTCCCTGGCCCTGGACTTGAAAGACCGTTTTTTCGTGATAGGCACCTCTTTCAATCTGCGCTTGTACACCCGGGACAACACCCTGCGCTGGAAAATCGCCACCCCCGGATCGGTCTGGGCGGTCAATGTCTCCGGCAATGGCCAATGGGTGATCGCGGCCATGGGGGATGGCACCATCCGCTGGTTCGACACCATGCGGGGCGAAGAACACATGGCCTTGTTCGTTCACAAGAATCAGCAAAACTGGGCGGTGTGGTCCCCGAAGAAATTTTTTGCCGTCTCCGCCGGCGCGGACGCCATGATTGGCTGGCATCTCAACCGGGGCAAGGAACAATTGGCCGAATTTCATCCCGTGGCCCAGTTTCCCCAGTTCATGAAACCGGAATTCTTCATGAATTTGTTTCATTAATCAACACGGATACGCGTGGCACGAATCATGCATTCTTGAAGGTCAAAGCAACACAAACGACCAACCCTCTTCACCCTTCAAGCAAAGCATCGGAGACAGGCCATGAAATACGTGGTGGAACTGTTCGACGGCACCAGAGTTCGCGGACTGCTGCTGGATCAAAAACACAAAACCCAACTGCTGGCCGCACTGGAGCAACTGGACCCGGCCCTCGGAGTCGTGGTATTGGACATCACACCCGAACACCTCTGGAAAGCCAGCAAACGGGCCGAACAACAACGCAAAAGGACCGTACCCTGGATGGATCGGGATCGCACCCTGCCCCTGGATCGCATGATGGCCTGACGGCCTGCTGCGGGAAGCAACGGTACACCCCACCTTTTCGCCATCGGGCCGCCGCACGGAGTGGAGAACATGTCACCCTTGACTTTTTTTATCGTTGACGACGACCCGTTCTCCATACGGCTCCACACCAGTCTGCTGGAAGGGGCCGGTCACCGGGTTCTCTCCACCACCGCCAGCAACGAAGCGGTACAGCAACTCCTGGCGCAACCGGTGGATTGCGCCATTTTAGACATCATGATGCCCGGCCTCGACGGCATGGCGCTCCTCCAGAGACTGCGCAGCGAACCGAGCCTGCATCATCTGAAAATCGTCATCGTCTCCGGCAAACAGTTTGAATACGACCGGGAACGGGCCTACGCCTTCGGCGTGGATGGTTATTTGGTCAAACCTGTGGATCCGGCCACGTTTGTTGCCAGCCTTCAGGCCATCATCGCCGACCAAATCGAGGTACGCTATTGGGGCGTGCGGGGCACCCTGCCGGTGTGCGGATCCAAGGCGTTGCAATACGGCGGCAACACCTCCTGCGTCACCCTGGAGTTCGCCCGGGGGGATCTGCTGATCTTCGATGCGGGCAGCGGCATCAAACGACTTTCAGATCACCTGCTGGCCCAGAAACGGTCCCGACTGGAAGGCAAAATCTACATCTCCCACCCCCACTGGGACCACATCAACGCCTTGCCATTCTTTCGACCCTTGTACCAGCAGGGCAACGAATTTGAAATCTGTGGCGCCTCCCACGGCGACACCGACATGCGCGAACTGATCGTCGCCCAGATGGATGGAGTTTATTTCCCCACCAAGATCAATGAATTCGCCGCCAGGGTCTACTTCCACAACCTGCGGGAGGAGAGTTTCCCGGTCTCGAATCGCATCACCATGCGCACCATGCTCCTCAATCATCCGGGCAACTGTCTCGGTTATCGGGTCGAGTATCGGGGACGCTCGGTGTGCTACATCACCGACAACGAGATCTATCCCAAAGAAAGCTCCTACCACAATGCCCACTACATCGGCAAACTGGCGGAGTTCGTCCACAAAACCGACCTGCTGATCATCGACACCACCTATACCGACAAAGAGTACCCCAGTCGCATCCATTGGGGCCACTCGGCGGTCACTCCGGTGGTGGAACTGGCCCATCTGGCCCGGGTCAAGGCGCTGCATCTGTTTCACCATGACCCGGACCAAAACGACGAGGCCATCGCCGCCAAGGAACGGTCGGCAGTGGCCCAACTGCAAGCCCTCAATCCGGAGATTCTCTGTCTGGCTCCCTCCGAAGGCCAAATCTTCCGGATCTGATCCGGTCCAACCGGAAAGGCAGGCCTCAAACCGCCTGCATGGCCTGCAACAACGGTTGCACATCACCCAGATGCATGTCTCCCATGGGATAAAGCATCTGCTCTTCCTTGATGTTGTGCTGACGCATCAACACCATCAACGTGCTGCCCCCCCGGGTGACCCCCGACGCATCCCCCTGATCCACCGCCTGACGCATCTGGGCGATCACCCCCAGCATCTGACGATGCTCCATACGCATCACCGTGGTGGGTCCCTGGGTCATGCCCGTGGCCTGCTCGAAAGCGGGAAAGAAACGCTTCTCCTCCATGTCGAAATGGTGCGCCATGCCCACCTCGAACATCCCGAAAAGCCCACGGGCCTTTTCCATATCCCCGGCGATGACGGCATTTTCCATGGCGGCAAACAGGGTATCGCACCACTCGTGATCCTCCCCCATAAACGCCCCGATCCCCCGCGTCTTCCCCCCGGCGTACCCCCTGTGCAACCGAACCCGCCAGCGGACCGGACCTTTTTCCACAGGACGCCAGTCGAAGCCCCCCCAACGACTCCCCTGCAACCCGCGTAACGCCGCAGACAACTCCGCGTCACACACCACTTCCAGGTCGCCTCCCTCCTTCATCCCCTCGAACGCCGCCGTCAAACGCTCCAATCGCGTCTCAGGGTTCAAGCCCGACAGATCCAAAACTGTATTGTCCATGTCTTGTCCTTGTGATGTTTTCGATACGGTCACGATGACCATTCTCCCCGAGTCATCTTGAAAGATAATCCTCCTGACACCCGGCTGCCTTGACATCCATCAATCCTGATTTCAGGATGAGAAAAAAAAAGTGTCATCCCCTGTTCACCCCTGAAGAAAGATCCCCCCGCCATGCTGCCCACCGCCGGACTCCGCATCGATCAGGCTCCCCCTTTGCACCTCCCGTTCCGTTTTTTTGGAACCGCGCCCCTGTTCACCCTGCTCACCGGCGGCATGCTGCTCTTCCGGGGAGAGGAACTGCTGCTGGCGCCGCTGCTCCCGGTCACGGTGGCCACCTTGCACCTGACGGTGCTCGGCTGGCTGCTGATGGTGATCTGCGGAGCCATGATCCAAATGATTCCGGTACTGGCCGGCATCCCGGTCCCCTGGCCCCGACTGGTACCCTGGGTCCATGGCCTGCTGACCCTGGGTACCCTCTCCCTGTTCGCGGGACTGGCGACGGATCCGGTGCGGCCCGAACCGTTGATCCTGGCCGGAATCGCCCTCGGCTTGGCGATCGGCGGCTTTCTTGTACCCATCGCCATCGCTCTGGTCAAGGCTCCGGCCAAACATCCCACGGTCAACGGCATGCGACTGGCCATGCTCTGCCTGACCGGTACCGTGCTGCTGGGCCTTGTGTTCCTGGGGGAACACGCCCATGGATTCCTCGATGTGGAACGCCGTCTGCTGCTGGGGATCCATCTGTTTTGGGGGCTGATCGGCACCATGGGCACGCTGATCGTCGGGGTGTCGTTTCAGATGCTCCCCATGTTCTATATGACCCCGGCCTTCCCGAATCAAACCGCCAACCGCATCCTGGCCGGAATCGCCCTGTCGATGCTGCTGGAACCCCTGGCCCTGCTGGCCGGAGGGGTCGATCATCCCTGGCTGCCTCTGGCCGCCGCCCTCCCCGGCATCGCCGCCTTGATGCTCTACGGCCATCAGGTGCGCCAGATGCTCCACAACCGCAAACGCAAATTGGTGGATACCACCTTGCGCCTGTGGCTGTTCGGTTTCGCCTGCGGCGCAACCTCCCTGCTGCTGATGGCCCTGTGGCCCTTCACCGATTCGGAGTTGTGGCGCTTCCTGGCGGGAATCCTCTATCTGTTCGGCTGGGTGGGGCCGGTGATTTTAGGCATGCTGCAAAAAATCATTCCCTTCCTGGTTTGGTTCCATCGTTTCAGCACGTTGGCCGGTCTGGTGGAAATCCCGATGATGGATGACCTCTCCCCGGAAAAACCGCTCCGGGCGCAGATGTGGCTGATGATCGCCAGCGCGGTCTGCCTGATCCTGGCCGCGCTCACCGACTGGGAGCCCGTCGCCCGCCTGGCAGGCGTCGGATTGATCGGCGTGGGGACCATCTCGGGCTACGCCCTGTGGTTCGCCCTGCGCATCACCCCCCCAAAGGCCCCGGAGATGCCCGACTTCGCCAGCTTCTTCAAGGATTCGTTCCCGTTGCCAAACAATAAAAAGGAATAATGAAATACTATAAATCATTAAGAATGCCGAGAACAAAACCGATCAGGAAAACAAGGCAGAAACTTCAATATGGATTCTTCGGCGCCACCGACTCCATGATCCGCAGCATGCTGGCCAGTCTGGACGCCGCGATCGCGCCGCGATCCACCGCCGCCCGGAGGGCGCAACCCGGCTCCCGTTGATGACGGCAATCGGTGAAACGACAGCGCCCCAGATAAGGCAGCATGTCCACGAAGAGTCCAGGCACCTCCTCACGGGTGACACCGTGCAGACCGAACTCCCGCACCCCCGGAGAGTCGATGAGCCATCCCCCGGCGGGCAGACGATACAGCCGGGCCGTGGTGGTGGCGTGACGCCCCTGATCGGTGATGGCGTGGACCTCGGCGGTTCTCATGGTCTCATCCTGGATCCAACAGTTGACCAGGGAGGACTTGCCCACCCCGGACTCTCCCACGAAGACCGAAGTCAACCCCCGCAACGCCTGTTCCAGGGGTTCAAGCCCCTGACCCGACAGCGCCGAAACCCGAAAAATCGCATATCCCATACGCCCATAGGGGGCCATGGCCTCCTGCTCGGCAGCCGGATCCTCCACCCGGTCGATCTTGTTGATCACCAGCATGGCCTCGATTTCGGCCTTGCGGGCCGCGGCCAGATAACGATCCACCAGACCGGTGTTGAGATTGCCACCCGCCGCCACCACCACGATCCGGTCCACATTGGCCGCCACAGTGAGCAGACGCTGATAGGGGCCGGGACGCCGCAACACCGAACGACGCTCGTGCAACGCCACGATCACCCCCTGGTTTTCGCCGACCCGTCGCCAGACAACCCGGTCTCCGCACACCGGCTCATCCAGCAACGCCTCCCGCACCGCGCAGCGGAACCGTTCTCCCGCCTCGTCTTCCACCTCGACATTCAAGCCGAAGTGGGCCACCACCCACCCCTCCTCCCCGGATCCCGGTTCTCCCACCCCCCCGACCACTGGGGGATCCTCCCCCTCCACACCCCCGCGACCGACACGGGCGGTACGCATGCGTTCCATTTGACGCAAAGACAGATGTTTATCACTTCTTTTTCGTGGCATGAACCGACCATTTTCAGTTAATATCCAATTCAACAGAGTTCAAACACTATGACCCCCATCTTTGGTCCACGTCAATGAAACCGTGCGTTCCATCCGTCCTGTTGCGCTCCGTGCTGTATGTCCCGGGCTCCAACACAAAGACCCTGGCCAAAGCCCCCACCCTGAACGCCGATTGCCTGATCCTCGACCTGGAAGACTCCGTGGCTCCGGAAGCCAAAATCCAGGCCCGTTTCAACGTGCTGGAGACCCTGCAAGCCACCGGATCCAATCCCCACCCCTTGCGGGTGGTGCGCATCAACGCCATCCACACCGATCTGTGGACCGACGACCTGAACACCATCCTGCCCGGTCGTCCCGATGCCGTGGCCCTCTCCAAAGTCGAATCTCCCGCAGACCTGGAAGGTCCGGCCCGACTGCTGCAACAGCACCCCCCACCCCATGGATCCCCCTGCGGCCTGTGGGCCATGATCGAATCTCCTCTGGGGGTGCTCAACGCCCTGGCCATCGCCCGTCATCCCCTGGTCACCTGTCTGGTGATGGGAACCTCGGATCTGACCCGCGCCCTGGGCATTCCCGGCGACCCCCAACGCGTCGGACTGCGCCACGCCCTGCAACACACCCTCCTGGCCGCCCGGGCCGCCGGAGTTCCGATCCTGGATGGAGTGTTCGTCAACATACGCGACGCCGAAGGTTTTGCCGCCGAATGCCAAGAGGGAACCATGCTGGGCTTCGACGGCAAAACCGTGATCCATCCCAGCCAGATCGAACCGGCCAATCAGATCTTTCTCCCCTCCGAAGCCGCCGCGCAATCGGCCCAACAGCTCCTCGACGCCTGGAACGCAGCCCGCGCCCGTGGCGAAGAGATCTGTGTCGTGGAGGGCCGTCTGGTGGAACGCCTGCATGCCGATCAGGCGGCCAAATGTCTGGCACTCCGGGAATTGGCACAAAATAAACATTAGTAACCATTCATGTTTTGTGTTCACGTTCCAATTGACTTAATCTTTGGCCAAAACAGATCCATGTCACACAATCGGGGTGCATGATGAAACTGCAACAGAAAACCTCTCTTTTGGCCATTTTTCTTTTCGGAACCCTGGCAGTTCTGATCATCGCCATCAGTCTGGTGTCGTTCCGACAATTTTCCCTCTCCACAGCCAGCGAACAGGTACGAACCGTCGCAGAAGTGGTGCGGGTGAGCCTGACCGAATCGATGATCAATGGCGTGATCGACAAACGGGGCACCTTCCTCAAACGGTTGGCGGAGGTGGAAGGATTGCTGGTGGCACGGGTCATGCGGTCCCCCGAGGTGGTCCGCCAGTTCGGACAAGGGCTGGACAGAGAACAAACCGTGGATGCGGTGGAAAAACGGGTCATGGAAACCGGAGTCCCGTTCTTCGGCATCGTCACCAATGAAATCAATCCCATCTTCCGCGGCACCATTCCCTTCATCGCCAACCAGACCGGGGAACCCAACTGCCTGCAATGCCACTCCACCCCCAATGGCGCGGTGCTCGGGGCCATCACCATTCACATTTCCATGGACCAGTTGCAGTCCAAAGCCCTGATCACCATCGCCATCATGACCGGGATCATCGTGCTGTTCGCCATTTTCCTGACCATCTTCTTCCGCCGCCAGATGTCCCCGGTGATGGCCACGGCCATCGAGGTGCAAAGCGTGGTGGCCAAGGCCAAGGATGGCAACTTCATCGGTCGCATCCAGTATACCGGCGATGACGAAATGGGGGACATCTCCCGGGATCTGAACCAATTGATGGAACACCTCCACGACAGCCTCGGCACCATCACCCACGATGTCTCCAAACTGCTGCGCTACGAGGCGGAAGGCAATACCAATCTCATCACCACCACCACGGAAATGGTGGAAACCCTGCTGGAAATCTCCCAGTTCAAACAGGCCGTGGAAGAGGATCGCACCAAAGCCGAAGTCTACTTCCGCATCGCCCATGTGCTGAGGGAACAGTTCGGAATCCGCACCGGCACCCTCTACGAAGTCTCCAGTCCGGGCATGAACCACATGAAACCGGTGGTGGTGGATGGAGAACTGGATTCCACCTGCAAGTGGTGCAACGCGGAGATCCTGTTCCAGGCCGACTCCTGCCGCGCCAACCGCACCGGTCATGTGATCGACTCCATCGAAACCGAAATGATTTGCAGCCAGTTCAGACATGTCCACGACCAACCCGGTCTGGGTCACATCTGCATACCGGTCTTCCATTCGGGCACGGTGGGCAATGTGGTACAGATCGTGGTGGAGCGGATCCATGGCCCGATGTACCAACGCCTGTTACCCTTCATCGCCGCCTATCTGCGGGAATCGGCCCCCACGGTGGAAGCCAAACGACTGCTGGACACCCTGCGGGAATCGGCCCTGCGGGATGCCCTCACCGGACTGCACAACCGTCGCTTCCTGGAAGAGTACGTCGGCACCCTGGAAGCCACCACCAAACGCAAAAAGAGTCGCCTCTCCGTACTGCTCATGGATATCGACCACTTCAAGGAAGTCAACGATGTGTTCGGTCACGACGTGGGGGATACGGTGCTGCGGGTGGTGGCCAAGGCTCTGGGTGCCCAGGTGCGCACCTCGGACATGGTGATCCGCTACGGCGGCGAGGAGTTCCTGGTCATCCTTCAGGAAGGGGAAGAGTACTCGGGGGAACGCATGGCGGAAAAACTGCGGCTGGCGGTGGCGGCCCTGAAGATTCCGGTGTCCAGCGGCATCATGCGCAAGACCATCTCCATCGGGGTGGCGGGATTCCCCTCGGATGGCGAAGACATCTGGGAAGTGATCAAATTCGCGGATCTGGCCCTCTACGACGCCAAACACAGCGGTCGCAACCGGGTGGTGATCTACACCCCGAAACTATCCAACAAGGAGTGATCCCCACTCCCGCCCAATCTGCAACAGCCAAGGGTGAGTCCTACCCCTCACCCTTGGCCACCCAACCGACCACCTCCCGACCCGCACGGCGCATCCCCACAAACCGGTGGCCATTGACCCGACACCATGCGGGCAGGTCATGCTCCAGCCCCGGATCCGTGGCCCGCACCTCCACCACCTGATCCGGTTCCAGGTTGCGGATGGCGGCATCCACCTTGATGATCGGCATGGGACACAACAGACGACGGGCATCCACCACACAGGCGGGAATGGGCGGCTCGAATTCGCTCTCAGAGACGCTCAAACATACCACTCCTCTTGAATCTCATGGGCAGGCATGGGGACCACCAGATGGGTC from Magnetococcales bacterium harbors:
- a CDS encoding response regulator, which produces MSPLTFFIVDDDPFSIRLHTSLLEGAGHRVLSTTASNEAVQQLLAQPVDCAILDIMMPGLDGMALLQRLRSEPSLHHLKIVIVSGKQFEYDRERAYAFGVDGYLVKPVDPATFVASLQAIIADQIEVRYWGVRGTLPVCGSKALQYGGNTSCVTLEFARGDLLIFDAGSGIKRLSDHLLAQKRSRLEGKIYISHPHWDHINALPFFRPLYQQGNEFEICGASHGDTDMRELIVAQMDGVYFPTKINEFAARVYFHNLREESFPVSNRITMRTMLLNHPGNCLGYRVEYRGRSVCYITDNEIYPKESSYHNAHYIGKLAEFVHKTDLLIIDTTYTDKEYPSRIHWGHSAVTPVVELAHLARVKALHLFHHDPDQNDEAIAAKERSAVAQLQALNPEILCLAPSEGQIFRI
- a CDS encoding hemerythrin domain-containing protein, whose product is MDNTVLDLSGLNPETRLERLTAAFEGMKEGGDLEVVCDAELSAALRGLQGSRWGGFDWRPVEKGPVRWRVRLHRGYAGGKTRGIGAFMGEDHEWCDTLFAAMENAVIAGDMEKARGLFGMFEVGMAHHFDMEEKRFFPAFEQATGMTQGPTTVMRMEHRQMLGVIAQMRQAVDQGDASGVTRGGSTLMVLMRQHNIKEEQMLYPMGDMHLGDVQPLLQAMQAV
- the rsgA gene encoding ribosome small subunit-dependent GTPase A, with product MRTARVGRGGVEGEDPPVVGGVGEPGSGEEGWVVAHFGLNVEVEDEAGERFRCAVREALLDEPVCGDRVVWRRVGENQGVIVALHERRSVLRRPGPYQRLLTVAANVDRIVVVAAGGNLNTGLVDRYLAAARKAEIEAMLVINKIDRVEDPAAEQEAMAPYGRMGYAIFRVSALSGQGLEPLEQALRGLTSVFVGESGVGKSSLVNCWIQDETMRTAEVHAITDQGRHATTTARLYRLPAGGWLIDSPGVREFGLHGVTREEVPGLFVDMLPYLGRCRFTDCRHQREPGCALRAAVDRGAIAASRLASMLRIMESVAPKNPY
- a CDS encoding CoA ester lyase; amino-acid sequence: MKPCVPSVLLRSVLYVPGSNTKTLAKAPTLNADCLILDLEDSVAPEAKIQARFNVLETLQATGSNPHPLRVVRINAIHTDLWTDDLNTILPGRPDAVALSKVESPADLEGPARLLQQHPPPHGSPCGLWAMIESPLGVLNALAIARHPLVTCLVMGTSDLTRALGIPGDPQRVGLRHALQHTLLAARAAGVPILDGVFVNIRDAEGFAAECQEGTMLGFDGKTVIHPSQIEPANQIFLPSEAAAQSAQQLLDAWNAARARGEEICVVEGRLVERLHADQAAKCLALRELAQNKH
- a CDS encoding diguanylate cyclase, with the protein product MMKLQQKTSLLAIFLFGTLAVLIIAISLVSFRQFSLSTASEQVRTVAEVVRVSLTESMINGVIDKRGTFLKRLAEVEGLLVARVMRSPEVVRQFGQGLDREQTVDAVEKRVMETGVPFFGIVTNEINPIFRGTIPFIANQTGEPNCLQCHSTPNGAVLGAITIHISMDQLQSKALITIAIMTGIIVLFAIFLTIFFRRQMSPVMATAIEVQSVVAKAKDGNFIGRIQYTGDDEMGDISRDLNQLMEHLHDSLGTITHDVSKLLRYEAEGNTNLITTTTEMVETLLEISQFKQAVEEDRTKAEVYFRIAHVLREQFGIRTGTLYEVSSPGMNHMKPVVVDGELDSTCKWCNAEILFQADSCRANRTGHVIDSIETEMICSQFRHVHDQPGLGHICIPVFHSGTVGNVVQIVVERIHGPMYQRLLPFIAAYLRESAPTVEAKRLLDTLRESALRDALTGLHNRRFLEEYVGTLEATTKRKKSRLSVLLMDIDHFKEVNDVFGHDVGDTVLRVVAKALGAQVRTSDMVIRYGGEEFLVILQEGEEYSGERMAEKLRLAVAALKIPVSSGIMRKTISIGVAGFPSDGEDIWEVIKFADLALYDAKHSGRNRVVIYTPKLSNKE
- a CDS encoding sulfurtransferase TusA family protein, with product MPACVVDARRLLCPMPIIKVDAAIRNLEPDQVVEVRATDPGLEHDLPAWCRVNGHRFVGMRRAGREVVGWVAKGEG